In a genomic window of Bombina bombina isolate aBomBom1 chromosome 8, aBomBom1.pri, whole genome shotgun sequence:
- the LOC128638277 gene encoding serine protease hepsin → MSHVLSLDMPEKEGAAKGCHWTPLRILGVAVCILISLAGIGVTAWALVTYVLKNEHPNLYIVQVNSPDHRLTVYDEKEQIWRLVCSTSSNEDVAALSCEEMGFIRSLFHSELSVDTAGSNGTSGYYCVQESQLSSAKRLLDVLSVCDCQSGRFLTVQCQDCGRRKLAVDRIVGGQDAALGRWPWQVSLRYEGSHLCGGSLISNEWVLTAAHCFPPRNRVVNQWLVFAGAVSQLSTRAYLHGVKGIIYHTGYLPFRYMDSEENSNDIALVHLLTPITLTEYIQPVCLPALGQVITEGKMCTVTGWGNTAYYGQQSDILQEASVPIISSSLCNQPEYYTNQITGKMFCAGFAEGGIDACQGDSGGPFVCEDNLSRTSRWRLCGIVSWGTGCALAYKPGVYAKVDQYQHWIYKVMKTQSELSGIKEIE, encoded by the exons GAGCTGCTAAAGGTTGCCACTGGACCCCACTGAGGATTCTGGGAGTGGCTGTTTGTATCTTGATCTCATTGGCTGGAATAGGGGTTACAGCTTGGGCATTAG TGACGTATGTTTTGAAGAATGAACATCCCAATCTGTATATAG TCCAGGTGAACTCACCAGACCATCGTCTTACGGTGTATGATGAAAAGGAACAGATATGGCGTCTTGTCTGTTCAACTTCTTCCAATGAGGATGTGGCAGCTCTGAGCTGTGAAGAGATGGGCTTCATCAG GTCATTATTCCACAGTGAGCTCTCTGTAGATACAGCAGGATCAAACGGCACATCGGGGTACTATTGTGTGCAAGAATCTCAACTAAGCAGCGCTAAGAGGCTGTTAGATGTACTGTCAGTCTG TGATTGTCAAAGTGGTCGTTTTCTTACAGTACAATGTCAAG ATTGTGGGCGCAGAAAGTTGGCTGTGGACAGAATTGTGGGAGGACAAGATGCTGCTCTTGGTCGCTGGCCATGGCAGGTCAGCCTGAGATATGAGGGTTCCCATCTGTGCGGAGGGTCCTTGATATCAAATGAATGGGTTCTGACCGCTGCACACTGCTTTCCTCC GAGGAATCGTGTAGTGAATCAGTGGCTTGTGTTTGCAGGGGCAGTATCACAACTATCAACCCGGGCATATTTGCATGGGGTCAAAGGAATAATATACCACACCGGGTATTTACCCTTCCGCTACATGGACAGTGAAGAAAACAGCAATGATATAGCACTTGTGCATCTACTGACACCAATTACACTTACAG AATATATACAGCCTGTTTGCCTTCCGGCTTTGGGTCAAGTGATTACTGAAGGGAAAATGTGCACAGTGACTGGCTGGGGAAACACAGCGTATTATG GTCAACAATCTGACATTCTGCAGGAAGCTTCAGTGCCAATAATAAGCAGCTCATTGTGTAACCAGCCTGAGTACTACACCAATCAAATTACAGGGAAGATGTTCTGCGCAGGATTCGCAGAGGGCGGGATTGATGCCTGCCAG GGTGACAGTGGTGGTCCTTTTGTGTGTGAGGATAACTTGTCACGTACATCACGGTGGCGTCTTTGCGGGATTGTGAGCTGGGGCACAGGGTGTGCTTTGGCTTATAAACCAGGAGTATATGCCAAGGTCGACCAGTATCAACACTGGATCTACAAAGTTATGAAG ACACAGTCAGAGTTGAGCGGAATAAAGGAGATTGAGTGA